One Glycine soja cultivar W05 chromosome 7, ASM419377v2, whole genome shotgun sequence genomic window, AAAGAAGAAGATGTAGCCTATTGTGCTTTTCCCATCATTATTGTTTCCACACCAATCCGAATCAGAGTATCCAACCAATTCTAGTTCTGCATTAGTCTCTCTCCTTTTGGAAATAAGATTCCAAAGTCCACTGTCCCTTGCATATGTCTCAGTATCCTCTTTGCAACCAACAAGTGAGATTGCTTTGGCTCTTGCATGAATCTGCTAATCAACCCAACACTGAAGCTTAGATTAGACCTTGTATTGCACAAATTTAATCAACCAGATCTTCATTTGAATCATTCTTTAAAATAAGTTCAACTTCAGCTAGTGTTCCTGTTGGATTGCTTTGCTGCATGTTGAACCTTTTCAATAGATCTTTTGCATATTTAGATTGATGCATCATTGTACCATATTGAGTCACTTTGAACTCAATTCCTAGAAAGTAAGTGAGGAATCCAAGGtcactcatctcaaattcattcATCATCTGACCTTTGAACATGTTAATTGCATTCTCTCTGCTGCCATTAAGAGATCATTAACATATAGACACACTATCAATTTCTCTACATTTGCACTACCTTTCCAGCATTTCACATAAACTCCATGTTCTGAGGTGCATTTCTCAAAACCAATTTGAGACAAAAAGCTATCAATTCTCATgttccaagctcttggagcttgtttAAGCCCATAGAGTGCCTTCTTGAGCCTATACACCTTGCTCTCTTTACCTCTGACCTCAAATCCCAGTGGTTGATGCACAAAAACCTCTTATTCTAGGGGACTATTAAGGAAAATAGACTTTTACATCAAGTTGATGCATGGACCAGTTAGCATTGGTTGTAATGGCTACTACCAATCTAACAGTTTCAATCCTTGCCACTGGTGCATAGACTTCACCATAATCGATTCCTACCTTTTGCAAGAAACCTTTTTCTACCAATCTGACCTTATACTTCACCACTTCTCCCTTAGGATTAACCTTTACCTTGTAGACCCATTTAAGTGATATAGGCTTCTTGTATTGAGGAGGATCTACCAATTCCCAGGTCTGATTCCTCTCAATAGAGTTTATCTCCTCCTTCATAGCCTTTAACCATTTCTCATTTGTCACTGCCTTCTCAAATTCCACAGGTTCAACTTCTGTTATAAGTACAAAGTGCACCAGTTCACCTTCTGAGTTGACTACTGAGTCTTGAACAACTCATAGTCTCTCAAATGTGATGACATGTGTCTTATCCTGCTAATCTTCTCACAGTTTGATCTCCATTAGTTGTTGGTGTAGCTAAGGTTTCTTCTTCTAGAAGGATCTTGGATTTTTCCTTTTTAGAGGTTGTTTCCCAATTCCAGCTTCTACTCTCATCACATATCACATCCCTGCTTATAGTAACCTAACCATTCTCTGGATCATACAATTTTTAGCCACCAATTGAATGATAGCCTAACTAAATGTGTTGAGTTCTTTTGTCATCTAGCTTTCTTCTTAGCTGATCAGGAACATGCTTGTAGAAAATTGAACCAAATACCTTCAAGTGTGCCACATATGGTTTTAATCCAGTCCAGGCTTCTTTTGATGTCATACCTTCAAGTTTCTTAGTAGAAGATCGATTCAAATAAGATGTTATTGATACAACTTATTCCCATAAGTAGCTTGGTAGGTTTTTACTTTTCAGCATACACCTTACCATATTCATTATTGTTCTGTTCTTTCCCTCAGTTGTACCATTGTGTTGAGGTGTGTAAGGTGGTGTTACTTCATGAATTAAACCTTCACTTTCACAAAATTGTTTGAAATCATTTGACACATATTCACCCCCACCATCTGTCCTTAGGATCTTGATCACTTTTCCACTTTGCTTCTCTACTAGACATTTAAATCTTCGAAGTACTTTTAGTATTTCATGCTTCCTCTTAACTAGGTAGATTCAAACTTTCCTAGTTAAATCATCAATGAAAGAGATAAAGTACTTGTTACCTCCAGGAGTGTCCACTTGCATAGGGCAACACACATCATAATGTATGATGTCAAGTTTCTCAATTGCTTTTGTGGGAATATACTTGCTGAAGTTGCTCCTGGCTTGCTTGCATTCAATGCACTCCTTGCACACCTCTTTTGGGACGAAGACTTAAGGTAGTCCTTCAACCATTTTATGTCTGGTAAGAAGTTGTAGGTCCTTGAAGTTGAGATGACCAAATCTATGATGCCATAACCACTCCATCTTGTTTTCTAAGGTTGCAAGACACTCATGCTTCAGAATATTCATCCCAATTCTAAAGGTCCTGTTCTGAGACAGGTTTTCCTTAATCACAAGTTTCTGATCTTTATCAAATACTTTGAGACAATTGTCTTCCATCCTCATAACAAACCCATTTTCAAGTAGTTGGCCTAGGCTTAATAGGTTAGTCTTCATGCCAGGTATAAACAACACCTCAATGACAATGTCTTTTCCATCCTTCCCCTTGAATGCTACTCTTCCAATACCTTCAATAGTCAATGTACTATCATTTGCAAAGCGAAATCTGCTCTTGGATGATTCATTCAGATTAATGAACCAATCCATCTTCTCTGTCATATGGGTGGAGCAACTAGAATCTAAGTACTATGAGGAGTCACTTGATGATTCACTGCTAATGGTAGCCATAAGCAATACAAGTTCAAAATCAGAGCCTTCAACTTGAGCCAGATTTGCATGATTACTTGGTTTGTTCTTGGCACCTTCTCCTTGCCAACATTCTTTTGCATAATGACCAAGTTTCTGACAATTGTAGTATTTCAcctttcttttgttgaacttccACTCCTTATTGTTGTTGGAGTTTGATTTTTGAGAAGTTTGGCATGTTGTTTTCCCTTTGGAGGATTTACTGCCTTTAGCTATCACTTGTTCCTGGTTCTTAGTGGTGGTGTTTGACTTGTTTCCTTTCCATGGTCCTTTCCCCTTCCCTTTGTAATTGGATCGTGCATGAAGTGCATGTTCTTGATGGGATATTCGCCTATTGGTCCTCATCTTATGTGCCTCAAGAGAGTGTTGCAATTCTTCAATTTGCATTGTGTCTAAGTCCTTTGACTCCTCAATTGCAACAACTACATGATCAAATTGTCGTGGCAAAGTTCTCAATATTTTCTCTACCACTATGAGTTTATCTCCTTGTAGGCCCTCATTGCATTGACCAGTTCTTGAATTTTGTCAAAGTAATATGCTATGGATTCTTTGTCCTCCATGGTGAGAAGTTTATATTTCCTTTCCAGTGTCTACAACTTAATCCTCTTATTCTTCTCTCCATCTCCATATGTTTTCTCTAGAATATCACATGCTTCTTGACCTGGAGGCTTTGGAGATTTTATTGAATATCTTTGAATTCACACATTGGTAGATGAGAAAACGTGCCTTGCTATCAagtttttattgttgtttgaaggTCAGTTTTTGCTCCTCAGTGGCATTCTTGTTTGGTTCTATAAAACCAATTGTCACTACTTCTGCCACATCTTGGAAGCAAAAAATCGCCAACATTTTGATCCGCCAGCTATCAAATAACTTGTCATCAAAGACTGGAAGAGACCCTTGAACAATACTGTTGGAACTTGCCATGTCTCCTCTTGCTCCTTTCTTCAATTACAATGCTGGTACACAATTGATTATCCCTCAATTGTTCTTCTAATCAAGGACTCTCACTCAGCCGCAGCACCTCACGAAAAGAATGGTGAAGAAGGAGATTCAATGCATAGAACTTgcaagagaaacaaaaagaatctcTCAAGAAGAAGACACACTTTGTTGAAAGCAATCCAGACTCTTTAACTAACATTTCTCAAAGGTGTAGAATCTCATATACAATATTATGAATCTTACTTATATAATAGGTAACAAACATTGGTTAGGAGTAACTAACTCCCTTAATAGGTAACTAACTGAATATTGTTATTTATGTAACTTTTAATCTTTGAATTATTCCTAACATGATCATATCAATACCCATCCATTTGAATATACCGTACTAGATAAGTAAAGTTTCCGGACATACTAAAAAGAGGTGAAGGGCAATTTCCTATTGTGCTTGATATCTCGGCTTGTGAAGCTGTTCACATGTTGGGAGTCCATCCAAAATCAATCTCCACGAAAAAACTCCTCAAagtcttttgaaaataattttatttgacacatgattaaacattaaatataaatgtttttttttatttctttcactaTGCTCTACCAAGTAGATATGATCCTCTCTCCGgtgagaaaacaaaacaaacaagcgTTTTTAACAAGAAATTATATCGTAACTAATCACGATTTCTTTAAATCATGACGGtgtaaaggaaataaaaaatgaacaatttttttatcattcagaaaaataacaaaactaaaAGCAAAGGAACAAAGTTCCGGCAGCATCAGGTGCTAAAGacgaaaaaagaaaagttggacCGTGGAACAAACATAACATGAGATCAAGAATCATGATTGGCTAAGGAGTCTGAAGCATTACCCTCTTGGTAAGTATGGTTGAATCTCAAACTCCAAGGCCTTGAGATGAAGATGCGAATCAAGGAGATGATCGggaaaaaaaatttgacaaTTGAGTTtcctaatactattttagtgtaGTTTTTATTTGGTAGTGAAAGGAAACTTATTTAGCGTATTTTGATTAAATACTAAATAAGCTTTtctatgaaatttatttaaataaactaaaattaattaaagattattaACTACTTTTGTACGTTTAAATAAGTTCTTAATGGTGAAcgattttgttttgctttcaattgagtattattttttagataaaattataaataaatggtccaataaaaaattaaacaaaattaaaagagataatTAAATCCCTTAAATACGTTCTTATGATTTAATTCTTAATTGTAATTCTACTCTTAGGTGTATATAAGGAAAAGACTTTTGCGTGAGAAGTTCACCTCAATATTGTCTATAGCTTTTCAGAAGAAATCAATATCTAACTGATTACTGAAACGAAAAAACTTACAAGagatggtattttttttttcttaattatactTTGAgatccacaaaaaaaaaaaaaaaactataatttgaGACTCACAAGTTGCGTATCAGATTAGTTGGATGATATGATCAAACCTCGGCCAAGGTTGCCCTTGTCTTCCCTCACACACAGTAAAATAGTGTTACAAATTCTTTGAATCATTATTGCAAGTCACTCTCCAATTAAAAAACAGAACCAGTAACTAAAGATTAGCTAGAGACTCTGAAATATGGATGTCACATCCTTCAAGGTGTTGaaagaaagctaaaaaaaagttCTCCCCCATAACCTTAAGGGGATATGTAATGTAAtcatgtcaataatttttttaatgcataATCATGTTAATCATAAAAATTTCGTTAGACTACATGTCATGTTAGGAAAATTGTAAAGCCTCATTCACTCCTTTCTGATTCACCTATCCCCTTCAGTCCACCACATTAATGAAACCAAAACTATAACAGCAATAAcagtattataattttatcattctaTGAATTTTCACTTTTTTGAGAAATGATTCTGTCATttcatctaataataataatgattagaTGGTTGTCCAAAAGAAACTATTGAGTTCTTTTGtgatatcataaattaaatgataagttaagaacATAGAAAATCAATAACAACAGTTTAACCATGTCCAACAGGATCATATATAAGATCAGGTTTCCCAAATGAATGAAGAGAAGTTTGTAAATGGGGAAGGAGTAAGTAAGGATTACATAAGAGGGTTAGTTTCAGTTTGTTAGTGAGGAACGGAGAAGTCACCCAATTGGCTGAGCAAGATGGCCAAGTCCATGCCTCTTATCATCGTAGGTGCAGCTCTGCTGTAGGGACACTCCTTGGAAAATCCAACCTTACCAGATTTCAGTTCCCTGGTTAGGCAATTCTTTAATCTCTTATGGCATTTCACATGAGTCATTCCTGTACGTAAAACCAAATTTGGTTAGTCTAAATTAAGCAATCTTCtgaagagaaacaaaacaagCTAATAGAAAAATGTAGAAATTAGTAATTATGACTGAATGGCCTTTTCAATCATAGATTTCTTGACATAATAATTAAAGTTTCGGAAGAATGAAATATACCCAACAAGCTTTCTTAAGCATTCTCAGTACACACCAAAAGTTGGTTTcccaattgaatcaattttacaGAATGATTCAATTCATGATCAACACAAAATGAACCAAAGAGTAAAAGAAATTTAGAGAGGTCACCGTAGGATTGGTGTTCCTGATAATGCATTCATATGGTTTTAAATTGTCTGCATCAAGATATTTTGACACTCCGTAATCGCATTAGTTGCATTTTTTCGAAATTGTCCGCAATATAAAGATTTTCTGACTCATCCTAACGCGACCGCAACCGTGACCAAATTTAAAACCATGCACTCATCAAAAGACTTAAGACATAAACACGAACAAGCACCAGAGAATTCAATAGATGACACCAGCaattagaaaatagaaataaataaatttgatgtgTAAAATGGGTTTGGACAAATAGGAAAGTGCGGGAAATACCGAATTTGTCAACGCAGTTGTCATGGGCCATGCAGCAAGCATCAAGATCATCACATGGTTTCTCGCCAGCACAACCCCAATACCCTACCCCGCAATACTTGCCGTATTTGATTCCGATCGCTGATTTATCAAACATacccaaattaattaaatcaatcttTGCATCAACTcaactaattaaactaattgatAGATTAATCTTACTGTCGCATTGCTCCACAATGCATGTGGTGCTGCAGTTTCCCTGATCGGAGCAGTTGACGGCGGCGACGAGGAGCAGCAGACAAAGGAGGATTCCGAACGACGCGGCGGCGCGTGACATGTTTGTGGgaagaattaaagaaaaagagtggTCGATGGTTGACCTTCAAGTCTCCTCCCCggcctcttctcttctcttctcttcttattttaattcctaaaataagGTTGGTTGGTtgttttgttatatttatatttggttGCAAGACATACCAAGATTACCAAATCACCCTCCAGacattgttattgttgttaccAAAACAGTGCACATCCATTCCCCTTTTCCCTTCCTTATCTTCTTTTAAGATTACCAATTGCGGCTTCGTTATATTTAGTTTTTGCTTATTTAGATGGATGGTGGATGATTGGATGCTacattaaagatatttttgtcctttttaattcaaaaatggtattatctttactttttcattcctttctaactaaagaaccaaacaaaggaagagctcatctttctcttcttaatttcctttattttccttcaatttcttctattttcattaaTACTAAATAAAGACTTAAATGGAATTAATGAGTATATTCGTAATGTGTATCAAACCGCATTCTTAACATTAAAATTGACTAATCTACTAGGGCCGAAATAATGTTGAAAATGAAACCATATACATGAAATCATAAGTTTAACTCTAAGTGTCACTAATAGAAAAAGTATTTTCTATGACGGCGAAATGATGATGGTTCTTCAAGAACCATCTTAGTATACAAGACTgtgacaattttataaatacaagATTCAAAAAACAAAGACAGTTTTAcgaaaatcattttgaaaacTGATTTCAAGACGGTTTCTTGAAGACtatcattctaagacaattttgtaaaaaccatcttagaagtgaatgtatttttaatttttaaatgtctcCATCTACTGCTCTCTTGCGCTTCACTCTCCCTTTCACTTTCTTGTGCTAGGGTTTCCAATTTCTCTCCCCCTTCCCACAAAAAATGGAGCCCCTTAAGCCACTCGCACTCCTTCTGCAAAGTCGGAAGCTAGCCTAACTACCCTGTAGTAAGTGCAAAATCgaagaaacaaaaaaccaaACCCAAATGAAACTGAACAAAAACTCACAAATTTCACTCTCCGCTTCATGTAGTTTCTGCGTTCCCAACTCGTTCTCCCGACTCAACCCTAACTCGCCCGAGTCCACACTCAAACCCACACTCATGGTGAATAACCCTTCCAACGCTCCCGCCGATGACTTCCTCGAACAAATCATCGGCCTCCCAAACTTCACTTCCACTGACTCTGACCTTTCCACCGTCGATGTCGGCCTCGTTGGTGCGACCACTCAAGCTCCGATCAAATCCTTCGTCATGCCAACTGCTACAAAacctatatatttttctattgtttTGGATACTTTTCCGGTAACTCTTATGTTTCAAATCTTGTCAAGTGCATAACTAGAGGTTTGTTGCAAATCTCAAATCTATTAGTTAGAACTGTTTAAagttgttgttatttttattttccttttattatttactGTTTGTTTATGGGAGGCATAAGTTTTGAGTAGTTGGTGATTTCAGGGATTATCTCTTTCAAGTTTTGAAGCAAACAATTGGTAGGAACTATAAAAATCATTTGATTTATGGAAAATTATTGAAcctgaattcatttttttattacgcATAAGTTGTTTATATGGAAACTTAGTTAGACCGAATTGGATTCACCTATGTTAATGAGCTTATAgtcgttctcattggtatatctTGATTCTTACATATTAACTAATTGGTTCTTGTGCTTCATATTATAgacttatttgtattttatgatttttgaagttgatcttaattcttaattattataatcatattaaataacaattattttcctTGAATATTAAGTAACATCTTAAAATGGATGTATATTGCAGGTTTCCAACCATATAGTGAGAAGTGCATGCAACAATGTCAATTTTTTTGCCATTATTAACTTGATCCAGTGAGAACTTTATGTTGAATTGTCTGCATTTTCATGACCTTAACTTTCGAGAATAGATAAAAATTTTCCCACGACATGTCTTGTGACATGCTTTgagaaaattatacattttgtCCTGTGCTTTTTAGGTAATTGACATTAGTTTTATACTTTcactttcactttcattttgttttccaTTATACAGTGGCAGAACTTTTTGATAATGTTTTCCTTTTGGAGGAATGCCCTCACGATTGGTTGTTTCCTAAATGTTTTGTTGTGGTgagttttaatttatgttttcttgTGGGTTTATTTGTCCAAGAAAGAATTGCTTTGGAGTTTGTCAGAGTGTTTTACTCATTACTAGTTTAAGCCTTCTTTACTTTGATTCTCAATTtcacaattcaaattttagttgtcAGAACTGAAAAGTTCTTCTAAGAGAAATTATGAGAAAGAGGGGCAAAGGGGTTGGTTTTGAATATCCACTCAGATCTAGGCATGAAATAACTGGAAGATATTTTTGGCACAAAATTGCAGGTGCATCATGGTGGAGttgtgtgaatgtatgaatacataattttgaagatgccaaagaagaatcaaacaaggctacttcaaaggataagaattgcttcaagattaatataagattgcttcaacaaacaaagccttgcttcaagatttctTTAAGAtccaagccttgcctcaaaacaaagtgtttccaagacatgcaaggctctagtaattgattaccaggaagtgtaatcaattaccagaagacaagtttgaaaaatagctattaaaaagggttttgaatttgaattttgaacctgtaatcgattaccagatgtttgtaatcgattaccagaaacggaactcttgaaattcaaattcaaaagtcatgaccctttaaaatataactgtgtaatcgattactagaaacctgtaatcaattactagtggaaaaaaaattcaaaaaatactttttgaaaagatacatctcttcaaaccattttgaaaaggcacgaagggcttatatatatgtatgtctgatttcaaaaagcaagagggagattttccaagagaacttcattgtcaaatgctttctcaacaactcttgggcaaacacttgcaaatctattaagagttcatgtaacttcaattgtaatatccttctctgaaatggaaaattctttttcttcttcttcttaatcaaagagattgattaagggaccaagggtctcttaagttgtaaggattcctgaacacaagggatgagttgtccctgtgtggttcagactttgtaaaaagattttacaaagacagtggaaaatctcaagtgggttgtttgaggactggacgtaggcacgatgagtgaccgaaccagtataaatcgagtttgcatttctctcttcccttatctcatttatgttattgcaatcaattttgtcttacatgtttaaagaatattattaaattgattgcggcttctttttctgcattctgagcctatcatttagaaggggctTAAAAGCCTGTTAGTGGGAAAATAATTCAGCCCTTCTTAAAATAACTGAGGTCATTTGTCCAACAAGCTGGAACAACAActacaacattaaaaaaataaattagtttatttctttttaatttcattttatattactatgAATACCATAACTTGTAGTGTCTAACAACCATAGTTTCATTCTTTGGACATCAATTCCTTTGGGGAGATAGAATATATGAAAAAGAATTGGGACCAGCCCCAATCCCAA contains:
- the LOC114418895 gene encoding probable phospholipase A2 homolog 1, giving the protein MSRAAASFGILLCLLLLVAAVNCSDQGNCSTTCIVEQCDTIGIKYGKYCGVGYWGCAGEKPCDDLDACCMAHDNCVDKFGMTHVKCHKRLKNCLTRELKSGKVGFSKECPYSRAAPTMIRGMDLAILLSQLGDFSVPH